The genome window CGCGGCGGGCACGCCCGTGACGTCGCTGCCCTGGGCGGTCAGCGGGAAGGGGCCGCCGGCCACCGTGACGGTGCCCTCCGACCAGCGCTGGCGGCTGGCGAGCAGCGCGACGGCAGCGCCGAGCGCACCGCTGAGCAGCGCCAGGGCGAGACTGCGCCGGCCGGCGCGGACGGCCACGGGTTCGGAACGGGGGTGAGGTACTGCGGTCACGTACCCCACTATCGCCTGCCCCCCGGGTGGGTCGTCACCCGGGGTTCACGTGAGAAGCGCCCTATTGCCCCAGCCGGTTGGCCGTGTGCACCGCGCGCAGGACCGCCGCCGCCTTGTTGCGGCACTCGGTGTCCTCGGCGACGGGGTCGGAGTCGGCGACGATGCCGGCGCCGGCCTGGACGTACGCCGTGCCGCCCCGGAGGAGGGCCGTGCGGATGGCGATGGCGGTGTCGGAGTCGCCCGCGAAGTCGAGATAGCCGACGCAGCCGCCGTACAGGCCCCGGCGGGACGGCTCCAGTTCGTCGATGATCTGCATCGCGCGGGGCTTCGGCGCGCCGGAGAGGGTGCCGGCGGGGAAGCAGGCGGTCAGCACGTCGAAGGCGGTGCGGCCGGGCGCGACCCGGCCGGTGACGGTGGACACGATGTGCATGACGTGGGAGTACCGCTCGACGGACATGAAGTCGACGACCTCGACCGAGCCCGGTTCGCAGACCCGGCCCAGGTCGTTGCGGCCCAGGTCGACGAGCATCAGGTGCTCGGCGCGCTCCTTGGGGTCGGCGAGCAGTTCCTCGGCGAGGGCCTGGTCCTCCTGCGGGGTGGCGCCCCGGTGCCGGGTGCCGGCGATGGGGTGGACCATGGCCTGCCCGTCCTCGACCTTGACCAGGGCCTCGGGCGAGGAGCCGACGACGTCGAAGCCGTCGAAGCGGAACAGGTACATGTACGGGGAGGGGTTGGTCGCCCTCAGGACCCGGTACACGTCCAGCGCGCTCGCCGTGCACGGGGTTTCGAAGCGCTGGGAGGGGACGACCTGGAAGGCCTCGCCGGCCCGGATGCGCTCCTTGATGTCCTCGACGGCCTCCTGGAAGTCGGGGCCGCCCCACAGCGCGGTGTACTCGGGCAGCTCGGAGGGCGGGAGGGCCGCCGGGGGCTGGGCGACGGGCCGGGCGAGGTCGGCCTCCATGGCGTCGAGGCGGGCGACGGCGTCGGCGTGGGCCTCGTCGACGCCCGTGTCCAGGTCGTTGTGGTTGATGGCGTTGGCGATGAGGAGGACCGAGCCCTCCCAGTGGTCCATGACCGCCAGATCGCTGGTCAGGAGCATGGTCAGTTCGGGCAGCCCTAGGTCGTCCCGCTCGCCGGGGCCGATCTTCTCCAGGCGGCGCACGATGTCGTAGCCGAGATAGCCGACCATGCCGCCGGTGAAGGGCGGCATGCCCTCGTGGTGGGGGGTGTGGAGCGTCTCGATGGTGGCGCGCAGCGCGGCGAGGGGGTCGCCGTCGACGGGGACGCCGACGGGCGGGGTGCCCAGCCAGTGGGCCTGTCCGTCCCGGGCGGTGAGGGTGGCGTGGCTGCGGACGCCGACGAAGGAGTAGCGGGACCATGCGCGGCCGTTCTCCGCGGACTCCAGCAGGAAGGTGCCGGGGCGCTCGGCGGCGAGCTTGCGGTAGAGCGCGACCGGGGTGTCGCCGTCGGCGAGGAGCTTGCGGCTGACGGGGATGACCCGGCGGTCGCCGGCCAGCTTGCGGAACGTCTCGAGGTCCATGGCGGCTGACCTTACTGATCCAGTGACGGGACGTCGGAATCGGCGCCGCCCTCGGCTGACTCGAGGACGTCCTCGTCGAAGCAGGTGCGGGCGCCGGTGTGGCAGGCGGCGCCGATCTGGTCGACCTTGACGAGGAGGGTGTCGGCGTCGCAGTCCAGGGCGACGGACTTCACCCACTGGAAGTGGCCGGAGGTGTCGCCCTTCACCCAGTACTCGCGGCGGCTGCGCGACCAGTACGTGCAGCGGCCGGTGGTGAGCGTGCGGTGCAGGGCCTCGTCGTCCATCCAGCCGAGCATGAGCACCTCACCGGTGTCGTACTGCTGGGCGATGGCGGGCAGGAGCCCGTCGGCGCCGCGCTTGAGGCGCGCGGCGATCCCGGGGTCCAGCGCGCTGGAAGCGCCGGGGCCGGCGGGGGCTCCGGGACCGGGAGGGCTGCTGGGGGACGGCGTGCTGGTCATGCGTGCCATTGTGCCGCGCCGCGCGGACCGGCCTCGCCGGTTGTCCACAGGCCGGACCTTCTTGTCATACGAACACCACCCGGTCCCAGGGGGTCCGTCGTGTCTCGGCCGGACCTGCGCTGGGCGGAGCGTCGGCCCGGTCGTAGGCTGGCGGCATGTCGACCCATGCCAAGCGTGAACGGCTTCTCTTCGCCGACCTGTTGGAGACCGCGGGCCCTGAGGCCCCCACCCTGTGCGAGGGCTGGACGACCCGTGACCTCGCCGCGCACGTGGTGGTGCGCGAGCGCCGCCCCGACGCCGCCGGGGGCATTCTGATCAAGCAGCTCGCGTCGCGCCTGGACCGGGTGATGGCGGAGTTCGCCGCGAAGCCGTACGAGGAGCTGATCCAGCTCGTGCGTACCGGTCCGCCGCGTTTCTCGCCCTTCTCCCTCAAGCAGATCGACGAGGCCTCGAACACGATCGAGTTCTATGTCCACACCGAGGACATCCGCCGCGCCCGGCCCGAGTGGACCCCGCGCGAGCTGGACCATGTCTTCCAGGACGCCCTCTGGTCCCGTCTGGAGCGCACGGCCCGTCTGATGGGCCGCGGCTCCCCCACCGGCATGGTGCTGCGCCGCCCCGACGGCCGGACGGCGGTCGCCCACCGGGGCGCCCCCGTCGTCACCGTCACCGGCGAGCCCTCCGAGCTGCTCCTGTTCCTCTACGGCCGCCAGCAGGTCGCCGACGTCGAACTGGAGGGCGAGAAGGAAGCCATCACCAAGCTGCACGAGACGAAGCAGCTGGGTATCTGAGGCGAGGCCGCGGTACGCGTGGCCTGCATGTAAGCCCCGGCCACCTGGTGGCCGGGGCTTACATCAGAGTTCGAAGGCGCCCACGGCGTCACCGCACGGGGTGTCCCGCCCCCCGCAGCGCGTCCTTGACCTCGCCGATGCGCAGGTCGCCGAAGTGGAACACGGACGCGGCGAGGACGGCGTCGGCGCCCGCCTCGATGGCCGGGGAGAAGTCCGCCAGCCTGCCGGCGCCGCCGGAGGCGATGACGGGAACGGTGACGTGCCCCCGTACGGCCGCGATCATCTCCAGGTCGTAGCCGTCCTTGGTGCCGTCCGCGTCCATCGAGTTGAGCAGGATCTCGCCGGCGCCCAGTTCGGCGGCCCGGTGGGCCCACTCGACGGCGTCGATGCCGGTGCCCTTGCGACCGCCGTGGGTGGTGACCTCGAAGGACCCGGAGGGCGTGCGGCGCGCGTCGACCGACAGGACCAGCACCTGGCGGCCGAAGCGCTCGGCGATCTCGCGGATCAGCTCGGGGCGGGCGATCGCCGCCGTGTTGACGCCGACCTTGTCCGCGCCGGCCCGCAGCAGTTTGTCCACGTCCTCGGCGGTGCGGACGCCGCCGCCGACCGTGAGCGGGATGAAGACCTGCTCGGCGGTGCGGCGCACCACGTCGTACGTCGTCTCGCGGTTGCCCGACGAGGCGGTGATGTCCAGGAACGTCAGCTCGTCGGCGCCCTCGGTGTCGTACACCTTCGCCATCTCGACGGGGTCGCCCGCGTCGCGCAGGTTCTGGAAGTTGACACCCTTGACGACCCGGCCGTTGTCCACGTCCAGGCAGGGGATGACTCGGACCGCGAGGGTCATGGATCCACGGCTCCTCTGAATGCTTCGACTTCTACTTCGACAAGGATGCGCGGGTCGACGAAACCCTCCACGACCAGCAGGGTCGCGGCCGGACGCACCGGGCCGAAGATCTCCTTGTGGGCCCGCCCCACGGCTTCGACGTCCCGCATGTGCGTCAGATACATCCGCGTACGGATCACGGACCCGGCGTCGAGCCCGAACTCGCCGAGCGCCTCGATCGCGCCGGTGAAGGCCACCTTGGCCTGTTCGTACGGGTCGCCCTCCCCGTACAGCACATCGCCCTTGAAGGCCGTCGTGCCCGCCACCAGGACGCGGTCGCCCGCCGCGACGGCGCGCGCGGAACCGAAGGACTCCTCCCAGGGACTCCCGCTCCGTACCCGCCGCACGGCATCGGACGTCATGACAACGCGCTCGTCTCGGGAACGGTCATGACACGGCCTCCAGTGCCTCTTCCAGGGTGAACGCCTTGGCGTACAGGGCCTTGCCGACGATGGAGCCCTCGACACCGAGGGGCACCAGTTCGGCGATGGCCCGCAGGTCGTCGAGGGACGACACGCCGCCGGAGGCCACGACCGGGCGGTCGGTGGCCGCGCACACGTTCCTCAGCAGCTCCAGGTTGGGGCCCTGGAGGGTGCCGTCCTTGGCGATGTCCGTGACGACGTACCGCGCGCAGCCCTCCTTGTCGAGGCGCTCCAGCGTCTCGTAGAGGTCGCCGCCGTCACGGGTCCAGCCGCGGCCCTTCAGGGTCGTACCGCGTACGTCGAGGCCCACCGCGATCCGGTCGCCGTGCTCGGCGATGACCTTGGCGACCCATTCGGGGGTCTCCAGGGCGGCGGTGCCCAGGTTGACCCGGGTGCAGCCGGTGGCCAGGGCCTTCGCCAGGGAGGCGTCGTCCCGGATGCCGCCGGAGAGTTCGACCTTGATGTCCATGGCCCGGGTGACCTCGGCGACCAGGTCCCGGTTGTCGCCGGTGCCGAACGCGGCGTCCAGGTCGACCAGGTGCAGCCACTCGGCGCCGGCGCCCTGCCAGGCGAGGGCGGCCTGCAGCGGGGAGCCGTAGGAGGTCTCCGTGCCGGACTCGCCGTGGACGAGCCGCACCGCCTGGCCGTCGCGGACGTCCACGGCGGGAAGGAGTTCGAGCTTCGAAGCCATCAGAGGGTTCCGATCCAGTTGTTCAGCAGCTGCGCTCCGGCGTCGCCGGACTTCTCGGGGTGGAACTGGGTGGCCCACAGCGCGCCGTTCTCCACGGCGGCCACGAAGGGCTTGCCGTGCGTCGACCAGGTGACCTTGGGCGCGGTCAGCGCGGGGTTGTGTGTCTCCAGGGCCCAGTCGTGGACGGCGTAGGAGTGCACGAAGTAGAAGCGGGCGTCGGCGTCGAGGCCGGCGAACAGCCGGGTGTCGGCCGGGGCGTCGACGGTGTTCCAGCCCATGTGCGGCACGATCTCGGCCTGCAGCGGTTCGACGGCTCCGGGCCATTCGTCGAGGCCCTCGGTCTCCACGCCGTGTTCGATACCGCGCGCGAAGAGGATCTGCATGCCGACGCAGATGCCCATGACCGGGCGTCCGCCGGAGAGCCGGCGGTCGATGATCCAGTCGCCGCGCGCCTCCTTCAGGCCCTTCATACAGGCGGCGAAGGCGCCGACGCCGGGGACGAGCAGCCCGTCGGCGTTCATGGCGGTGTCGAAGTCACGCGTTATCTCGACCTGGGCGCCCGTGCGGGCGAGGGCGCGCTCGGCGGACCGGACGTTCCCGAAGCCGTAGTCGAAGACGACGACTCGTTTCGAAGCGGCGCTCAATTCCACACCTCCAGCCGCAGGATGCCCGCGACGAGACACATCGCGGCGCCGACCGACAGCAGCGTGATGAGGCTCCTCGGCATCTGCTGCTTGGCGAACGAGATGATCCCGCCGACCAGGAAGAGGCCGACGACGATCAGGACGGTGGACAGCCCGTTCACAGCGCGCCCTTCGTGGAGGGAAGGATGCCGGCCGCGCGCGGGTCGCGCTCGGAGGCGTAGCGCAGGGCGCGCGCCAGCGCCTTGAACTGGCATTCGACGATGTGGTGGGCGTTGCGCCCGTACGGCACGTGCACGTGCAGCGCGATCTGGGCCTGGGCGACGAAGGACTCCAGGATGTGCCGGGTCATCGTGGTGTCGTACTCGCCGATCATCGGCGCCATCTTCTCGGGCTCGGTGTGCACGAGGTAGGGGCGGCCGGACAGGTCGACGGTGACCTGGGCGAGGGACTCGTCCAGCGGGACCGTGCAGTTGCCGAAGCGGTAGATGCCCACCTTGTCGCCGAGGGCCTGCTTGAAGGCGGCGCCCAGCGCGAGGGCGGTGTCCTCGATGGTGTGGTGGGAGTCGATGTGCAGGTCGCCGTCAGTCTTCACGGTCAGGTCGAACAGACCGTGCCGGCCGAGCTGGTCGAGCATGTGGTCGTAGAAGCCGACCCCGGTGGAGATCTCCGTCCTGCCGGTGCCGTCGAGGTTGATCTCGACGAGGACCGACGTCTCCTTGGTCGTCCGCTCTATGCGTCCTACACGGCTCATGCGTCCGTCTCCTTCTTCAGTTCACGTACCGCGTCGAGGAACGCGTCGTTCTCGGCGGGAGTTCCGGCGGTGACCCGCAGCCATCCCGGTACGCCGTTGTCCCGGACCAGGACGCCCCGGTCGAGGATCCGCCGCCAGACGTCGTGCGCGTCCTCGAACCTGCCGAACTGCACGAAGTTGGCGTCCGACTCGGTCACCTCGTAGCCGATGGCGCGCAGTTCGGCGACGAGCCGGTCCCGCTCGGTCTTCAACTGTTCGACATAGCCGAGGAGGGTGTCGGTGTGCTCCAGGGCGGCCAGCGCGGTGGCCTGGGTGACGGCGGAGAGGTGGTACGGCAGCCGTACGAGCTGGACCGCGTCCACGACCGCCGGGTGCGCGGCGAGATAGCCGAGGCGCAGACCGGCCGCGCCGAAGGCCTTGGACATCGTCCGGGAGACGACGAGATGCGGCCGTCCGTCGAGCAGCGGCAGCAGCGAGTCGCCGTGGCTGAACTCGATGTACGCCTCGTCGACCACGACCATGGACGGCCCGGCGGCCTGGGCGGCCTCGTACAGGGCGAGCACGGTCTCCCGGGGGACCGCGTTGCCCGTGGGGTTGTTGGGGGTGGTGATGAAGACGACGTCCGGGCGGTGCTCGGCGATCGCCCGCTCGGCGGCGGTGACGTCGATGGTGAAGTCGTCGCCCCGCGGCCCGGAGATCCAGTCGGTGCCGGTGCCGCGCGCGATCAGCCCGTGCATGGAGTACGAGGGCTCGAAGCCGATCGCGGTACGGCCGGGTCCGCCGAAGGTCTGGAGCAGTTGCTGGATGACCTCGTTGGAGCCGTTGGCCGCCCAGACGTTTGTCAGGTCGACGCCGTACCCCGACGTCTTCGTCAGATACTCGGCGAGCCGGGTCCGCAGCTCCACCGCGTCCCGGTCGGGGTAGCGGTTGAGGTGCCGGGCGGCATCCCGCACCCGCTCGGCGATCCGCTCGACCAGCGACTCGGGCAGCGGGTAGGGGTTCTCGTTGGTGTTCAGGCGTACGGGGACGTCCAGCTGGGGGGCGCCGTACGGGCTCTTCCCGCGCAGTTCGTCCCGTACGGGAAGATCGTCGATTCCGAAGCTCACTTGCCAGGTACCTTCCAGCCGAACCGTGCCTTGATCGCCGCGCCGTGCGCGGGCAGGTCCTCCGCCTCCGCCAGCGTCACCACGTGGTGCGCGACCTCGGCCAGCGCGTCCTCGGTGTAGTCCACGATGTGGATGCCGCGCAGGAAGGACTGGACGGACAGACCGGAGGAGTGGCAGGCGCAGCCGCCGGTCGGGAGCACATGGTTGGAGCCGGCCGCGTAGTCGCCCAGCGAGACCGGCGCCCAGGGGCCGATGAAGATCGCACCCGCGTTGACGACCCGCTCGGCGACCGCGACAGGGTCGGCCGTCTGGATCTCCAGGTGCTCGGCGCCGTACGCGTTGACGACCCTGAGGCCCTCGTCGACGCCGTCGACCAGGACGATCGCGGACTGCCGGCCCGCCAGCGAGGGGCGGATCCGGTCCTCGACGTGCTTGGTGGCCTCGACCTGCGGCTGGAGCTCCTTCTCGACCGCGTCGGCGAGCGCGACGGAGTCGGTGACGAGCACGGCGGCGGCGAGCGGGTCGTGCTCGGCCTGGCTGATCAGGTCGGCGGCGACGTGCACCGGGTCGGCGGTGTCGTCCGCGAGGACGGCGATCTCGGTCGGGCCCGCCTCGGAGTCGATGCCGATGACCCCGGTGAAGTACCGCTTGGCGGCGGCCACCCAGATGTTGCCCGGTCCGGTGACCATGTTGGCCGGCGGGCAGGACTCGGTGCCGTACGCGAACATCGCGACGGCGGTGGCGCCACCGGCCGCGTACACCTCGTCGACGCCGAGCAGCGCGCAGGCGGCCAGGATCGTGGGGTGCGGGAGCCCGTCGAACTCGGCCTGCGCCGGGGAGGCGAGGGCGATCGAGGGGACACCGGCCTCCTGCGCCGGGACCACGTTCATGATCACGGAGGACGGGTAGACCGACCGGCCGCCGGGGGCGTAGAGGCCGACGCGCTCGACCGGGACCCACTTCTCGGTGACCGTGCCGCCGGGGACGACCTGGGTGGTGTGCGTGGTGCGGCGCTGCGCGTGGTGGACGACGCGGGCGCGGCGGATCGACTCCTCCAGGGCCGCGCGGACGGCCGGGTCGAGCTGTTCGAGCGCCTGTGCGAGGGCCTCGGCCGGGACCCGTACGGAGGTCAGGCGCACCCCGTCGAACTTCTCCGCGAAGTCGATCAGCGCCGCGTCGCCCCGATGATGCACGGCCTCGCAGATCGGACGCACCTTCTCCAGGGCGGCCGAGACGTCGAAGTCGGCTCGGGGCAGCAGGTCGCGCAGGGCGGGTCCCTCCGGGAGGGCGTCGCCGCGCAGATCGATTCGGGAGATCACACGCCCAATTCTCTCAGACCTCCGCAGGCCACTGTTCGCGCGTATCAATGGCTGATACAGATCAGCGGGGAACGCGGAAGATCCTCTTCACGTTCAGTGTTCGAGAGGTGACACAGCGGGCATCACCCGAGTGACCAGTTGTGCCATACACGTGAGTGAGGGACGGGGGAAGGAAGCGCAGTGAGTGAGGGGCCCGGCATCCGGGACGACGGGGACCTGCCGGACGATCTGACGGCCGCCGAGGCGGGCATGTGGCAGGCGTTCCGCAACGGCAGCGTGTACGACCTGCGCGACGGGGACATCGCGGTGGACGATCCGCACGGCGGCCACCCCTGGGGGCCCGAGCGGAGCGTACGGGCCCGGATCGTGGCCTGGCTGCTGCTGGACGGACCGCCCGCGCTGGCCGGGCGGGTGTCCGCGCTGAAGCTGGTCGGCGTCCAGATCAGGGGTGTCCTGGAGCTGGCGGGCGGCCAGGTGGTGCCGTACGTGGAGCTGCGGGGCTGCCGGTTCGAGAAGGAGATCCTGGTCCCGGAGGCCCGGTTCACGACCGTGCGGCTGGTGGACTGCTCGGTGCCCCGGCTGGAGGCGGCCCGGCTGCACACGGAGGGCGATCTGCATCTGCCGCGCTGCCGGTTCCACAACGGGGTGCGGCTCGCGGACGCCCATATCGGCACGGATCTGCTGCTCAACCAGGCGATCGTCTACCGCGACCGGCACGGCCGCTCGCTCTCCGCCGACGGGTTGACCGTCGCCCAGGACGTCCAGGCCGAGATGCTGGAGTCGCACGGCGAGCTGAGTCTGCGCGGCGCGACCGTCGGTGCCTCGCTCAGTCTGCGCGGCAGCCGGCTGGCCAACCCGTACGACCGCCTGGCCCTGAACGCACCCCAGCTGACCGTCGAACGCACGCTCTATCTGACCCCGGCCGGGGTCGGCAATCCGCTGCACACCAGCGGCAGCACGCCCGCGCGCGGCACCCGGGTGCAGCGGTTCGAGTGCCAGGGCGGGATCCGGCTGGACGACGGGCGGTTCGGCGACTCCGTCGACCTGGAGCGCGCCCGGTTCACCTTCACGGACGACCAGGAGCTGTCGCTGCGCCGCGTCCAGGTGCCCGAGCTGCGCTTCCTCGGCGAGAAGCCCGAGCGCGGCAAGGTCGTCCTGTCCGGGGCCCGCGTCGGCGTCCTGATCGACAGGGCGGACAGCTGGCCCGGTCCCGGCAACCTCCACATGGGCGGCTTCCAGTACGAGACCCTCGTACCGCGCGACGGGTTCCCGCTGGCCAGACGGCTGGAGTGGGTGGCGGCGGCGACCGCCGAGTACAGCCCGGAGCCGTACGAGCGGCTGGCGACCGTGCTGCGGGCCGGCGGGGACGACGAGGGCGCCCGCGAGGTGCTCCTCGCCAAGCAGCGCCACCGGCGGGAGAACCTGCCGCTCGCGGCCAAGCTCTGGGGCTACGCGCAGGACTGGACGGTCGCCTACGGGTACCGGCCGGGCCGTGCCGCGGTGTGGATGGCGGTGCTGTGGGCGCTGACCTCGTACGCCTTCTCGCACGCCCACCATCCGCCGATGAAGAGCGGCGAGCATCCGAACTGGAGTGCCTCCCTGTTCGCCCTGGATCTGCTGCTGCCGGTCATCGACCTGGGCCAGGTCGGCTACTGGCAGTTGCGCGGCGGCTGGCAGTGGCTGGCCGCGGTGGTGATCATCCTGGGCTGGATCCTCGCGACGACGGTCGCGGCGGGCGCCACCCGGCTGCTGAGCAGGAACTGACAGGTTCCGCCCAGGAAACGCCCAGCGAACCGGACCTAATCTGGGAAGCACACAACCTGACCCGTCTTGGCACCGTCTTCGTACCGAAACCATCAACCGCGAAACCACGACGGTGAGCACCCGGTCCGCGAGCGCGGCGCCGGTTTAGGCGCGAAGGGGGCACGGCGCCATGGATCCGTTGCGCGCGCTCGTCCGTACCGCCCGGATGGCACGCCACACCGCACGGCTCGCCGCGGGACTGCCCGCCGACGACGAGGTGCTGCTCGACGCCCCCGACGAGCGGCTCGGCCCCGTGCTGGTGGCGGCCGGCCGCGGTGAGTACGCGCCCGCGGCGAAGCTGCTGGCGACCACCCGGGAGGCCGCCGAGTGGGAGAGCCGCGACCGGTACGCGCTGCGGCTCGCCGCCTTCGGCCACGCGCGCGACGCCTGGCTGCGGGCCTGGCAGACGGCCGCCCCGCACGACCCGGACGTGCTGCTGATCAAGGCCGAGCTGGCGGTGGCGCGCGGCTGGCACTCCCCCGCCCGGGTCGAACTGCTGCGCGAGGTCAATCCATTGATCGCTGCCGCCGCGGAGGGCGAGCCACGCGATCCGGTGCCCTGGCGGATCGCCCTCGACCACGCCCGGGGCACGGGCCTCGGCCACGCCGGCTTCGAGCGGCTGTGGGCGGAGGCGGTCCGCCGCTCCCCGCACCACTACGGCTGCCATGTCTCCGCCCTGAAGTACCTCTCCGCCGCCTGGTACGGCTCGCACCGCGAGTGCTTCGACTTCGCCGAGCGGGCTGCCGAGGACGCCCTCCCCGGCTCCCTCGTCCGCGCCCTGCCGGTCCGGGCGGCCTTCTCGTACCTCACCGAGGGCGGCGGTGCCGTGATCCCGCGCGGGCGGCTGGACGAGGCGGCGGACGGCGCGATCGCGCTCTCCGCCGAGTACGCGCTCGGCGACCCCTGGCCGGCCGAGGTCCGCAATCTGCTGACCTATGTCCTGGTCCGCCTGGAGCGCTGGCCGGACGCCCTGGCCCAGCTGCGCATGATCGGCCCGTACGCCACGTCCTTCCCGTGGGACCGGGTGTCGGACGATCCGCTGGGCCAGTTCCTCCAGCTGCGGGACGGCGTACGGCTGGAGGTGGCGTGCTCGATGCCGCTGCGCGCACGGCCCGAGCGGCCTGCGCGGGCCGAAGGATAGGCCTCACCTGAGGTCACCAAACGAATACGGGCGAACGCGCGCGCCCCGACGACCATTAGGCTCTGGCCTCGTGACCACCGTCCGGCTGCCGCTCTTCCCCCTGAACTCGGTGTTGTACCCGGGGCTCGTGCTTCCTCTGAACATCTTCGAGGAGCGCTATCGCGCCATGATGCGCGAGTTGCTGAAGACCCCCGAGGACCAACCCCGCCGCTTCGCCGTCGTCGCCATCCGCGACGGCCACGAGGTCGCGCAGAGCGCCCCCGGCATGCCGGATCCGACCGCCCTGCCCGAGCGGGGGCCGACCGCCGGTTTCGGCGACGAGCCGACGAAGGCGTTCCACTCCGTGGGCTGTATCGCGGACGCGGCGACCATCCGGGAGCGCGACAACGGCACGTTCGAGGTCCTCGCGACCGGTACCAGCCGGGTGCGCCTGCTCTCGGTGGACGCCTCGGGGCCGTTCCTGGTGGCGGACCTGGAGGAGCTGCCGGAGGACGCCGGGGACGAGGCGGGCGCGCTCGCCGAGGGTGTGCTGCGGGCGTTCCGCCAGTACCAGAAGCGGCTCGCGGGTGCCCGGGAGCGCTCGCTGTCGACGGGGGCGGACCTCCCGGACGAGCCGGCCGTCGTGTCGTATCTCATCGCGGCGGCGATGATGCTCGACACGCCCGCCAAGCAGCGGCTCCTCCAGGCCCCGGACACCGCGTCCCGGCTGCGCGACGAGCTGAAACTGCTGCGCGCGGAGTCGGCGATCATCCGCAGCCTGCCGTCGCTGCCGGCGTCGGAGCTGACCCGCGGGCCGACGAGCCTCAACTGATCCCGTGATCCCGATGATCCCGACCGGCACACGCGAGAAGGCTGAAACCGAGGACCGATGCCGAAGACCGATAGCGAAGGCTGATAGCGAAGAAGGCGAAGAAGCAGCAGTCGGGCGGGGGTGGCACGCCCGCGACGGTGGCTCTGACCACGGCGGGCGTGGAGTTCACCGTGCACGCCTACGAGCATGATCCGGCGCATCCGTCCTACGGCGAGGAGGCGGCCGAGGCGATGGGCGTGTCGCCCGGGCGGGTGTTCAAGACCCTGGTGGCGGACGTGGACGGCGCGCTCGTGGTCGCGGTCGTGCCGGTGGCGGGGTCGCTGGACCTGAAGTCGCTGGCGGCGGCGGTCGGCGGCAAGCGGGCGGCGATGGCCGACCCGGCGCTCGCGGAGCGCACGACGGGGTATGTGCGGGGCGGTATCTCCCCGCTCGGCCAGCGCAAGAAGCTCCGCACGGTGCTGGACGTGTCGGCGGACGCCCACGCCACGGTGTGCGTGTCCGCCGGGCGCCGCGGTCTGGAGGTCGAGCTGTCCCCACGGGATCTGCTGACGCTCACGGAGGCGGTGTTCGCGCCCATCGGGCGCGCGTAGCGTTCTTGGCTGCCGCGGCGAGTACGTCGGCTGCGGGTCCCGTGGGGCTTCTCGCGCAGTTCCCCGCGCCCCTGAAAGAACAGACCCTGCGGGCCTGGAAGACCAGCCCTCTGCGGGCTTGAAAGCGCGACGGGGCCGCGGGCCTGAAAAGCAGCGGGCGCAGCCCCTGCTTTTCAGGGGCGCGGGGAACTGCGCGAGAAGCCCCACCGGACCCCCAGCCGCCAGGCAACCCGCACCCCCGAGCTATGAGGCGCCCAACATCGACTCGTGCTCCAGCGGCTCCGGATCACGCGGCCCGAACAACGCCGTCAACCCGAGGTGCACCACCAGCCCCGCCAACGGCCACGCCAACAACGCCCCCTTCGCCGCGAGCTTCAGCGGCGCCGAGAACGTCACCCCCTGCCCCACTTCCTTCGCCCGCGCCGCGACATCCGTCTCGGGCCCGAGCCACACCCCGAGCCGCCACGCCAGCACGGCCCCCAGCAGCCCGCCGACCAGCAGCGCCACGACCAGCGGCACCCCGCCGCGCCGGCGCAGCAGGAAGACAACGAGCCCACTGAGCGCACCCGCGCCCAGGGCCAGCAGCGTGAACGTCCCGTCGACCCCGACGGCCTGTTCGCCCTC of Streptomyces phaeolivaceus contains these proteins:
- a CDS encoding DUF2567 domain-containing protein, which gives rise to MTAPLTPPPPPHNQSPNDPWAAPPTSGGGESALWYEPEKPAGPGLRTELIEAAVATVVMALLGGALLGLLWWWLAPHVPLVSDGSAVYFRDTEGEQAVGVDGTFTLLALGAGALSGLVVFLLRRRGGVPLVVALLVGGLLGAVLAWRLGVWLGPETDVAARAKEVGQGVTFSAPLKLAAKGALLAWPLAGLVVHLGLTALFGPRDPEPLEHESMLGAS